Proteins encoded by one window of Lepeophtheirus salmonis chromosome 3, UVic_Lsal_1.4, whole genome shotgun sequence:
- the LOC121114972 gene encoding uncharacterized protein codes for MVTSYIGVLFYLKKKQAHSNRSSTTTVLDYRGLEHAALTSFLITMSHFLLYVPTMLVIGLHGWFLHPVAILLCDMIVYSEFLIHPTVLLFTSTKLREEISNTIRKSLKNTGNLAIDFICRRRSYCCCISVFVQNNRKCSEFPSRLEHESKGAELNEVADTSSSFASSVVAMQSSTSIFWISSSFDCTSSRQRLSEDKRLRRSLPFAQPSDGRNQYFHKIRRHSFHSTELKNILKDVKRPQTPSNSKNHTEFDKFS; via the coding sequence ATGGTAACAAGTTACATTGGAGTACTTTTTTACCTCAAAAAGAAACAAGCCCATTCCAATAGATCGTCAACCACTACAGTTTTAGACTACAGAGGACTGGAGCATGCAGCACTCACCTCTTTCCTCATCACAATGAGTCACTTTCTTCTATATGTACCCACAATGTTGGTCATAGGTCTTCATGGATGGTTTCTACATCCAGTAGCTATATTACTATGTGATATGATCGTATATTCCGAATTCCTAATCCATCCTACAGTCTTGCTATTCACCTCAACAAAGCTAAGGGAAGAAATCTCAAACACGATTCGAAAATCCCTTAAAAATACGGGTAACCTTGCAATAGACTTTATTTGCCGTAGAAGAAGTTACTGCTGTTGTATCTcagtatttgttcaaaataatagGAAATGCTCTGAATTCCCAAGTAGGTTGGAGCATGAATCCAAAGGAGCCGAGTTAAATGAAGTTGCGGATACGTCGTCCTCATTTGCCTCCTCCGTTGTGGCAATGCAGTCATCCACTTCCATTTTTTGGATATCCTCCTCATTCGACTGTACCTCCTCAAGACAGAGACTCAGTGAAGATAAAAGACTCAGAAGATCACTTCCGTTTGCACAACCCAGTGACGGAagaaatcagtattttcacaaaATACGAAGGCATTCCTTTCATTCCACAGagttgaaaaacattttaaaggaCGTTAAGCGACCTCAAACACCATCCAACTCAAAAAATCACACAGAATTCGACAAATTCtcttag